Below is a window of Stygiolobus azoricus DNA.
GGTATTTCTCTTTTTGGGGATTACTACGACCTACCTTTAGTATTACTCTCATGGTTTGCAACACCTTATTCTCTAACTCCAAGAGGGGAAATCAGTAAACAAGGTATTTGCCTAGGGAACATCTTAGGAATACTAACTAAGTCCAGCATTATAGACTTAAGTGTAATAAGGGTTAACAGTAGCAGAAAGTATAAATGGTCAAGTGTTAAGGCTAATTATTGTATTGACTTTTCGAAAACTAAGAACTACAATATTATTGTAGTCGGCACCAGTGGTTCTGGTAAGTCCAATTTTGCTAAGCTCTTAGTCTCTAAACTTAGTGTTAATATCCTCGTATTTGACTTACACGGAGAATACTACCTAAATGAAGTTAAGAGAGTAGACGTTTCTCAGATTTCTGTAAATCCCTTGAGTCTCTTTAATCGAAATCCGAAGGAGAGAGCATTAGAGATCGCATACATGCTTAAGAGTTTATTTAATCTAGGAAATATTCAAGCTATTGAGTTAACTAACTTAATCGTTGAGGCTTATGCCGAAAAAGGTCTAGACCCAGACGACCCTTCTACTTGGTCTCAAAACCCTCCTACTTTTAGGGACGTATTACTACTCCTTGAGCGTCACAAGAAGAACGCTTTAAGTGCACAAGAAATTAATAAATATCAATCTCTAGAGCCATATCTACAGTATTTATCTTCAACAGTTTTTCAGTCTAATAGTATTAACTTCGAAGAGTTACTTAACTCTTCTTATATACTAGACTTTTCTAGGGTTCCTACAAATGAAGTTAAATATATTATAATGGAAACAATTCTGAAATCAATACAAAGTTTAATGTACTCTCGTAAATCGACTAAGATAGAAAACTTAGTAATAATAGATGAGGCACCTTTTCTACTTAGTAAGGAGTCAGGCAAGCAATTAATTGAAAGGCTTTTAGCCGAAGGAAGAAAGTTTGGGTTTGGTTTTATGTTAATATCACAAAGCGTGGATTATTTGAAGGACGTTATTCCGAATGCTGGCTTATTCTACGCATTTAATATAGTTGAGCCCGGAGAACTTGAGTATATCAGTAAGTTTTTTGGAGGTTCTGATTTGGATATGTATTACACATTATACGAGACTTTTCCGAAACTACCTAGAGGGGTATCCGTGACTAGAGATTTATTAGGGAGATTCATATATTTAGTTCAGTTTTACGAGGGTGATGGTCATGTTTGACGAGGACGAGGAGGGTAAGGAGGAAAAAAGTGAGGAAGAGGAGAAGTTAGAAGAAGAAATAGCTCCGAAAGAGGAGGAAGAATCAGAGGAGAAAACAAGTGAAAGTGGTGAGGAAGAAGAATTTGCCTCCATGACAATTCCTGATATAGAGCTGCTGATGAAAAACACGGAGATATGGGATAAGTTACTCGACGACAAAATAAGCCTCGAGGAAGCAAAGAAAATGTTTGACGAACTGAAAAATAGATATTCTGCTAGTGATAAGAAGAAAAGAAAAGTGGCAAAAAAGTCTAAAAAAGTTAAAGCCAAAAAAACATCTGAGGAAGAAGAATGATCAAAGTTGTTTATTCTAATGCCAAAGATTTTTATTCACTATTAGCAGGGTTAAACGAAATAGCTGATGAAGTAGTATTAAATTTCATAGAGGATTCGATTTATTCTTTTTATTTAACGGACGATAAGTCCTTAATGGGAGTTCTCGTTATATCTAAGGAATACTTAGAGGATTACTCAATAGACAAGCCAGTCGGTGTAAAAATCAACTTAAATGAGGTAAAGAAAATTCTAGGTAAAGCTAAGAGCAAGACTACCTCAGTAATGATAGATGAAACTGACGCTGGATTAAAAATAACTTTAAGAGACGAAAAAAGTGGACTTAGAAGCAATATTTATGTCAAGGGCGAGAAAGTAGATGCACAACGCTTAACTGAACCTAAAGTCTCACTTCCGGTCTCCTTTTCGTTAGACGGATCAATCCTGAAGAAGATATTGTCTGATGCCAGCATTGTAACAGAGGAAGAAGTTCAAATAAGTACTACTGATGATAACGGGATTGAGTTCTCTGCAGAAGAAAGTGGTAAATCTTATAAAGCTAAGCTATACCAAGATAAACCCCTAAAGTCTGTAACTATAGAGGCGGAGGGTAAATCATTCTATAAGATAGAAGTACTAAAGACAGCTTTTAAGGCATTAGCATTCTCGGAGGACGTTACCGTAAGCTTCGGAACTAATGTGCCGTTAAGGGGAGAAGCTACTACTGAATCTGGAGGTCATTTGAGGTTTTGGGTAGCACCAAGACTATGAGAAACTAGATTA
It encodes the following:
- a CDS encoding RNA polymerase subunit Rpo13; translated protein: MFDEDEEGKEEKSEEEEKLEEEIAPKEEEESEEKTSESGEEEEFASMTIPDIELLMKNTEIWDKLLDDKISLEEAKKMFDELKNRYSASDKKKRKVAKKSKKVKAKKTSEEEE
- a CDS encoding ATP-binding protein; translated protein: MLKKHAIMTSLIVLEFVLIKYAIPNLIIIPYYIYPAVESAELLVIFFLDGILVEFIFTSLVMVILYYPLILFTYSLFQQQSLSFFFLLDLLTFSSTYFISALFVGFIGWFIRRNMSDTWFDQLSLFGYKFKPKIALIGFTLVIALYFFLFYGNLPLIAGSMLNVIGISLFGDYYDLPLVLLSWFATPYSLTPRGEISKQGICLGNILGILTKSSIIDLSVIRVNSSRKYKWSSVKANYCIDFSKTKNYNIIVVGTSGSGKSNFAKLLVSKLSVNILVFDLHGEYYLNEVKRVDVSQISVNPLSLFNRNPKERALEIAYMLKSLFNLGNIQAIELTNLIVEAYAEKGLDPDDPSTWSQNPPTFRDVLLLLERHKKNALSAQEINKYQSLEPYLQYLSSTVFQSNSINFEELLNSSYILDFSRVPTNEVKYIIMETILKSIQSLMYSRKSTKIENLVIIDEAPFLLSKESGKQLIERLLAEGRKFGFGFMLISQSVDYLKDVIPNAGLFYAFNIVEPGELEYISKFFGGSDLDMYYTLYETFPKLPRGVSVTRDLLGRFIYLVQFYEGDGHV
- a CDS encoding DNA polymerase sliding clamp, encoding MIKVVYSNAKDFYSLLAGLNEIADEVVLNFIEDSIYSFYLTDDKSLMGVLVISKEYLEDYSIDKPVGVKINLNEVKKILGKAKSKTTSVMIDETDAGLKITLRDEKSGLRSNIYVKGEKVDAQRLTEPKVSLPVSFSLDGSILKKILSDASIVTEEEVQISTTDDNGIEFSAEESGKSYKAKLYQDKPLKSVTIEAEGKSFYKIEVLKTAFKALAFSEDVTVSFGTNVPLRGEATTESGGHLRFWVAPRL